One Varibaculum prostatecancerukia genomic window, GCATTTCGGAATCGATAGTGGGCATACGTAACAGCGAACCAGCCACCGCTAGCGCAGTATGCAGGGGATTCAGGCAAGTTGTGACTTTCATATTTTCAAAGTCATCACAAACCTGACGCGCTACCACCTGCACTCCGAGATCATCCCAATTAGGACGTTTACCAGCGAACTTGTCTTCAATGATCAGGTATTCTACCGGTTCGGTATTCACAAATCCGGCTAGCGGAGTACGGCTTGGAGTTTCCACCGCCATATCGCTAAATCCGAGTTTTTCCAGTTTTTCGGCTATCCCTGGGTTGGGGCGAGGAGTGATTTTGTCGATAACCGTAATCGGGAAAGCCACTTTCTTCTCGTCTTGAAGCCATTCTAGGAAACCATCGGGCGCCGTACCCTGCTTCGACCAGCCCTGAGCAATTCTCAGTACCGATTCGCGTAACTTATCACCGTTATGCGAAAAGTTGTCGAAACTTAGCAAAGTAATAGGGGCTCCACCAGCAATAAAACGCTCCCGCAATAAGACGGCGGAAAGTACCATGGTAGAAGCTTGACACCCCTCTAATCCTCCGGGATTATCGGTTTCTATAGCAGCCTGAACGCCTGGCTGCAGGTTCCCGGAGCCATCTCCAATAACGTAGCCTTTCTCGGTGATGGTATAGCTCATGAGGGCGACGTTGGGGTCGCGGGCAACCTCAATCAACCGGGAGAGTTCCTCTTGGTCGCGAATCCCCACGGCTTCGCTAATCCCGGCCACCACTCGCAAATCCTGGGTGCCATCAGGATTCAAAGTAACTTTCAAAGTCATGAGATCATGGTCGCCCAACTGGGAATCCATATCTTCGGGGTCGCGAGGAGCAACTGCAGTAATCGGCCAATGTTCCCCGCGCTCCAACAAATCGGCCGCTACCCGCGCGGGATAGCACCTGAACAAGTTACCCGGCCCGATATGAATCCAGCGAGGACGCTTCTTGCCCTCCTGCTGCATTTTCGCCACGTCAAAGTGGGGACAACTAATCTCGGGGGTATTGGTTCCAATATCTTCCAGTCCTGCCAGGTTTAACTTCATATTTTCTCCTCAATCTATCCACTAATTCTCGTAATTCTGCACCGCCAACTGGGGCTTTACTGTCTATTATCCCCGGTTTCAGCGGGCAGTTATGAAAAATGCCATTAGTTGCCAACTGGGATTGCCAACATTAATTGATGGTTTTCCAGGGGGGAGTGGCCGGCAGCAGCTGGTTAAAGTCTGCTATCAACTGATCTTGATAGTCGCCGCGGAAAGTTCCTTCCAGGAAACGGGGTAAACCTACGTCGTGGAACTCTTGCCAGGACTCGGCCTCGTGTCCGGGGCGAATCGGGAACCATAAAGCATTATTATCGAATGCCGCCTGGCCATCACCGGGAGCATCTCCCAGCAATAAAATCCGATCCGGGTGATACTTTCCAACTGCCGCTTTTGCTAGCTGCTGCGATTTGGTACCCATTTCCTGTCCGGCAATCACCGACATATAGCGTTTTAGGTCATGTTCTTCCCATTCATGGTTGAGCATTTGCAGCGAGGCGGCGGAAACTACCATCGCATCCACTTTCCCCTGCATGGCCTCCAACGCTTCGCGAACCCCATGGAAAGGTGCGCAGTTTTTTACCATCCATGCCACCAGCTTGTTTACGGTTTCCCCCCACTTAATACAGCGTTCGATTTCCTCTGAAGGATGTTCGTCGGCCCATTGGTGGATTCCCGCTTCGCTAAGCGGCAATCCCGAGGTTACGAAACCATGGAGTTCCTTGCCCTCCGGAAGTTTTACCCCGGATTCGAGTACCTCGGGTCGCTGCTTGAGAAGATCAAACAGGAGATCAAGCCCTGACCAACGGTTAATGCCTCGATGAATCGAAAACAAGTTCATATAAATCGCAGTTTCGCGGGTTAGCGTGGAGATAGCTTGCAGGTCAAAGGCTTCGATATACGCCGGAGTAAAACACTCGAAGTGTTTAATATTCATCTGGTCGATGGCGCAACCATCAGAATCAACCCCGATAAAATACTCGGTCTTCGGTACGAATTCCTCTAGAATTTTTGCGTCGCTCACTAATGTTCCTCCTAGATGCGGGTATCCGCGAGCCCACAGAAGGCATCAACCGGACTGATCCCTTTAAACTCGGATTTACCTTCCAGTTTGTCTACCAGAGATTCCAAAGTGAAAGGTTTATCGTCGTAACAGTTGATATAGGTCCTGACCTGCGGTACGTCCACCAACGCATAGGGCGTAGCGGTAGAAACATAGATAGTGGGCAGTTCATAGACATACCAGGGAATATCCACCGTGCCTTTCGTCGCCGGCCACATCACTCTTTCTGTGGGCTGCATCATTCCATCAATCTTGGAAATCAGAAGCACCAGATCATAACGGTCAGTAAGGTCTGCAATCGGCGCTTTACCGGCATAGACATTCTTGACTGCTTCGCCCTGTTCCTCCGGGGTCATCTCGGCGAGTTTGTCCAAAAGAGATTCGTGACGATCCACTTCGTAGCCCCGTTCGCGCAGTATTTCTGCCACCCGATCTGCAGGGTGGGTAGCCTCTCCGCCACCTCCAAAAGCTCGCGAAATCGGATTTTGCGGCCCGGAAACCGAAACTACCAATACTCGCCGGTGGGTGGCGGGAGAAATCGGTAGCTTTTCGGGCTGCTTATGCTTGACCAAAGTAATGGAATCTTCGGCCAGCCGAGGCGCCACCGCCGTGTTTTCAGGCAATCCGATTCGGCTCAGCGCTTCTGCCTTGGGGGTGAGAATTTCTTCTCGGGGAGTGCGATGCAAGCCTAGACGAGCTTTCAACCCCAGAATGCGCTCAAGAGCATTCTGTAGGGTATCTTCACTGATGCGACCATCTTTTACGCCCTCCATCATCCAGGCGAAATCTTCGTCCGGATCGTTGAAGAACAAGAACAGGTCAATTCCGGCTGCAATAGCTGCCGGGAGGATATCTCTGCGCTTCATAGCCCCGGTCATCGCCACCATATGTGAGGCATCGGTGACCACCAGACCGTTGAATCCCAGCTTGCCACGCAGCAGTCCGGTTATTAATTCCGGGCTCAACGTTGCAGGTAACAGGTCGTCATCGCTCATTTCCGGGTTGAAATGCTTTTGATAGGCCGGCTGCATAATATGCCCCACCATAATGGAAGGCAGACCGTCATCAATCAGACCTTGGTACACCTTGCCAAAAGTCTGATCCCACTGCTCGCAGCTATAGGAGTTCACCGAATTCGACAGGTGCTGGTCGCGTTCGTCCAGACCATCGCCCGGGAAGTGCTTAGCTGCGGGCATAATGCCCGATTCCATAATGCCCCGCATATAGGCACGGGAAAGCGCTAACACCCGATCAGGATCCTCACTGAAGGCACGGTTAGACAGAATCGGGTTATGCCAGTTACGCATAATATCCACAATCGGGGCAAAGCTCCAGTTGCAGCCGATAGCTGCGGCCTCCACCCCGGAGACCCTGCCCATCTCGTAGGCGTACTCCTCGCCGAGTTCACCCGGTGCGGCTCCGATTTTGACCTCGTAACCCACATAGGTGCCATCCGTGCAGGCGCCGTTCCCACCCGCCTCAGTGTTAGCCGCAATCAGTAGAGGAATTTTGGATTTGGTTTGCAAAATGTAGTTTTGCTCCCAAACTTCCTCCGCGGTACCGGGGTTATAGCGTACGGCGCCAATATGGTAGCGATTGAGCACATCGGTGAGATATTCTTCAGTGCGCTCGGCTCCCATATTTACAAACAGCTGCCCGACTTTTTCTTCCAGGCTCATGCCGGCAATTGTGTCCCGCACCCACTTGGCGTCCTCATCGCTGAGGCTATAAGGTTTAGCGCTTAAATCAACCATGTTTTTCTTTCCTAGGATTTTCCTCTAATAGGGTCGCTTAGTCACTAGTAGGGAATTGAGGATCCTCATTAGCGAGTGCAGTTACATCCACTTCAGCAAGCGGTGGGATGCCCTCCGGGGAGATTGCTGCTGCGACCGAGGCACCATCTTGCTTAGCCTTTTCGGCCTTCTTGGCTGCGTGGCGCTGGTGCAGTGCCTCGGTATTGGCCATAACTTGTTTGCGGGTCAAGGGGTAGATGATCAGGAAGATCAGGCCTACAAGCAAAAGGATGATGGCGGGAATTAACAGGTAGAGAGTATAAATACCCTGCAGAGTGGCCTCCGATTGGTGGCCTCCGGCTTTTGCAATTTCTGCATCGTAACCCACCCAGGTGATTGCTAAGCCCACTAGCCAGCCAGCCAAGGCTTGTCCGAGTTTACGCGCCCAAGAGTAGATGGCGTAAACCGTGCCGTCATCGCGCTGTCCGCTCTTGAGTTCTTGATAGTCCAGCACGTCAGTTAGTACTGCCCAAATCAGGATATTGAAGGTATTGGGGCCCAACTGGATAAAGAAGAGGATTACCACGAAAATAACCGCGCTCTTGATACCGAGCATCCAGGTTACGAAGCAGAGAGCGGAAGTAAAGACCATGGCACCAACAATGATTTCTTTCTTCCCCAGTTTCATCGCCATTGGGGTGGCAATGATGGAGAGCAAGAATACCGGCGCAATCGAAACTATCTGACCGGTACTCATCATTCCAGCGTCTTGGAAGTAGTCCTTCCACAGGTAGGCCAGGGTGCCGCTCATTAAGAAGGTCGCCAGTAGGCACAGCAAAGCGCCTAGCACTAATGCCCACAGCGGACGGTTGGTCAGCAGGGTTTTTAGGAATCCTTGACCCTCGCCACCCTTAGCTTTTTCGGCAGCAATTTCTTCCCGAGTCTTGCGCTCAAAAACAATCCGTTCGGTGACCATAGAGTAGCAGGCCAAGTAGCAGAGAATTCCACAAATCCCGCAGACGATAGCGGCGATGGCCATACGGGTGGAATCGATCTTATTGTTTACAAAAATCACGTGGGGCAGCACGGCGGAAATCATTAGGAACGCCAACTGGCCACCCACAGAACGGAATACGGACAGCGAGGTGCGGTGCTTGGGATCGTCAGAGATAACCGCCGCCATAGATCCGTAGGGAATATTAATCGAGGTGTAGAAAATCGAACCCCAGATAAAGTAGGTGACTGCCATGTAGGTAACTCTCACCGAGTAGCTGGAGTTCACTACGAAAGGCATGTACATCATGGTGGAGGCCAGGGTTACCGGGATGCACATCCGCAAAATCCAGGGGCGGAAACGTCCTCTCTTGCCGGGCTTGAGCAGATCCAGCAAACGCCCCATACCCACATCGGTAAAGGCGTCCACAATTCGTGCTGCCAGGAATAATGTTCCCACGTGAGCCGGACTGATGCCCATAACATCGGTGTAAAACACCATGAAGAACATCATTTGCAACATAAAGGTGAAGTCGTTTCCAAAATCACCGAACATGTAGCCTAGCTTGTCCTTTATTCCGAATGGACGTTTTGTCGGTGCTGGTGCGGTTTGGGGTTGTGAATTCGTCATCGAAGTTCCTTTGTTCCTTTTGGTCTCACCGGGGTTAGCAGCGGTGCTAGCGTCCTCTGTGAGTTTCCCAAGCGGGATGCCTTAATCCTTACATGTAAATAGGGAACAAAATGACTGTTGCCAAAAATTGCCAAGAGCATTCCGGCGCACTGCAGGCAAAAGCACGTAAGTGAGCGTTTTGGCAACTTTTGGCAACTTCTGTGCTGGGGGTGGCTTTTCTGATTGCATTGAGGTTAGCAGGCAAAGCAGCCTGATTTGAACTCTAGCCCCCAATAATAAGCAGCAGTAAGGAGCCGCTAAATGTTAACAGTTCGCGAATCATCTTCCCGTAGTGTTTTTGACCTAGATGGGATCTGGGACTTTAAAATTGACAAAGACAACCAAGGCGTAGAGCAGGGTTGGTTTAACGCTCCGCTTTCGGAGGCTTCTACAATGCCCGTGCCGGCCTCGTACAATGATGTGGTAACGGATATTGACCAGCGCGACCACGTCGGATACCTGTGGTATCAACGGGAAGTAAGGGTTCCTCGCAAATTAGGAAGCGACCGTCTCGTGCTGCGTTTCGGATCTGCCACTCACAACGCTATTGTGTGGGTAGACGACACGGAAGTTATGCGTCACCAGGGGGGATATCTTCCCTTCGAAGCAGACATTACAGACAATATCGCTGGAAAAGAGACTTTCCGTTTAACCGTGGCGGTAGATAACCGTCTGGAGTGGACCAGCATTCCTCCGGGTTACATCACCACCGACTCCACCGGTAAGCGCGTCCAGACCTACTTCCACGACTTCTATAACTATGCCGGGATTCACCGCAGCGTGAAGCTTTATACCCGCCCCGAAACCTACGTTAAAGACATCACCGTGGTCACCGAGATTGAAGGAACCACTGGCATCGTGAAATATGACGTAGTGACCGGTGGTAGCGGGGAAGTCTCCGTAAACTTGAAGTGTGCCTGTGGCAAGGTCGTGGCCAGTGCTGACGGGGCGCAGGGTGAGCTCCGGGTAGAAGATGCGCATTTCTGGGCGCCGGGAGACGGATATCTCTACACCCTAGAGGTACACGCCGGAGAGGACGTGTATCCGCAAACCGTGGGGATCCGTACTGTAGAGGTCAAGGACTCTCAGTTCTTGATTAACGGTAAGCCTTTCTATTTCCGCGGCTATGGACGTCATGAAGACAACACGGTGCGCGGTAAAGCTCACGATGACGTGATGATGGTTCACGACTTTGAACTGATGAAGTGGCAGGGAGCTAACTCTTTCCGTACCTCTCACTATCCTTATGCTGAAGAAGTCATGGACTATGCCGACCGGATGGGCTTTGTAGTTATTGACGAGACTCCGGCAGTGGGTTTGAACACCGGGCTTGGTGGAGGAATCTTTGGGAGTCAAGGCTTCAAGACCTTCTCTCCGGAAACCGTTAACGAAAAAACTCAGGAAACACATCGCCGGGAGATTGAAGGCCTGATTGCTCGCGACAAGAACCATCCCTGTGTGGTGCTCTGGGCGATTGCGAATGAACCGGAAACTAACACGCCGGAATCACGGGAATATTTCGAGCCCCTGGCTGCCGCAGCCAAAGCAGCTGACCCCACCCGTCCAGTGGGATATGTGAACGTCATGCTCTCCCCACCAGAGCTTGAAAAAATCACCGATTTCTTCGATGTGATTATGCTAAACCGCTACTACGGTTGGTATGTCAATACCGGAAACTTGGCAGATGCCGAAAAAGCGCTGCGTGACGAGGTGAAAGGGTGGATCAAGGATTATCCGGGCAAGCCAATTCTCTTTACCGAGTACGGTCCGGACACTATGTCGGGTCAAGCCGACTTGTATCGTCGCCCCTGGTCGCAAGAATTCCAGATTGATATGCTCTCCATGTTCCACCGGGTATTTGACGATACTCCGGAGATCGTTGGCGAACAGATGTGGAACTTTGCTGACTTCATGACCATACCGGGAATCATGCGGGTAGGTGGCAATAAGAAGGGAATGTTCACTCGCGAACGCGATCCCAAGCCGGCTGCCTATGTAGTTAGGGAGCGTTGGTTAGCAAAGAAAAAGGAACAAGGCTGCTAATACTGCAGACTAGAGTGGAGTATAAATAGCAGAAAGTAACGCTGAAACAGTTAAACAAAAGAGGGGGGCAATGCCGCATCGCAAGAGAGTCACCATTTATGACATAGCTGCAGATGTAGGCGTTGCCCCCTCAACTGTTTCTCGCGCACTATCTCGCCCGGATCGGGTAAGTGTAGATACCGCAGCGCGTATCTTTGCTGCCGCAGAGCGTTTAGGTTATTCCAAGGCTGGTGCTGCCTACAGTGGAGAGGCGCATCTTGCTAAAACCCTGGTGTTTGTAGCGGCAGACTTAGCTAATCCGGTGTATGCCGAAATCTCTGCCGGATTTCAAAAGACCGCCAGTGAAGCTGGATATAGCACCCTGATTATCAACACTCAGGAAAGCGGGGCATTAGAGCACAGAACCATTCAAGGAATCATCGCTAAAGTTGGGGGAGTAGCCTTGGCAGCCTCTCGGCTGGATGCCGGTTCTATCAAGAAGATTGAAAAACAGCGACCCCTGGTGCTGCTCAATCGCTTCATGACCGGCTATACCAGTGTGATTCCGGAAACTGAGCGGGGAATGACCCATGTTTTCCGCTATTTAAGCGATTTGGGGCATCGCAGTGTTCTCTACATTTCGGGCCCCGAAATGTCCTGGGCGAATGCCATTCGCTGGCGAACCGCGACTCAAATCTCTGCCCAGTTCGGTCTTACCTTGACTCGCACAGATTACGCTGTTCCCGAGCCGGCATCCGGAGCCGCAGCTTTCAATGTTTGGAATAATAATCCAACTACCGCGGTTTTATCTTTTAACGATTTGATGGCTGCCGGTTTCATGCGTGAAGCGCGAATTAACCAGGTTCAAATCCCCGAGGACGTTTCGGTGGTCGGTATCGATAACTCGAGTTTGGCGTCACTGGTTACTCCGGAACTTTCTTCCTTGACTTCCGCGTCACTGGAAATTGGCAAGCGGGGTGCCGAGTCGCTAATTTGGCAGGTCACTCACCGTTCTATTCGAGAACGTAAACTTTTGCGGATACCAATTGATTTTATTCCCCGTGCCTCTACTGGGCCGGCGAAAAATGTCTGACAGACGGCGGGTAATGCCTTAGGGTCGGCGATTTAGTTCTTAAAGGAATGTACCGGGGCGGGGATACGCCCGCCGCGGGCGGCAAAGTTTGCAGAAGAAAACGGGGACACTTCCATAATCGGGGCCCATCCCAGCAGGCCGCCAAAATTGGCTCTATCTCCTACGCCCTTACCGGGTACCGGGATCACTCGCACCGCAGTGGTTTTTCCGTTGGCTACCCCGATTGCGGCCTCATCAGCAATTAATCCGGTAATCGTGGCGGCAGGAGTGTCACCGGGAATCGCGATCATATCCAGGCCCACTGAACAAATAGCGGTCATGGCCTCCAGCTTTGCCAGACCTAAGGAACCGCGCTGGACTGCCTGAATCATATTCGCGTCC contains:
- a CDS encoding LacI family DNA-binding transcriptional regulator, giving the protein MPHRKRVTIYDIAADVGVAPSTVSRALSRPDRVSVDTAARIFAAAERLGYSKAGAAYSGEAHLAKTLVFVAADLANPVYAEISAGFQKTASEAGYSTLIINTQESGALEHRTIQGIIAKVGGVALAASRLDAGSIKKIEKQRPLVLLNRFMTGYTSVIPETERGMTHVFRYLSDLGHRSVLYISGPEMSWANAIRWRTATQISAQFGLTLTRTDYAVPEPASGAAAFNVWNNNPTTAVLSFNDLMAAGFMREARINQVQIPEDVSVVGIDNSSLASLVTPELSSLTSASLEIGKRGAESLIWQVTHRSIRERKLLRIPIDFIPRASTGPAKNV
- a CDS encoding glycoside hydrolase family 3 protein, with product MVDLSAKPYSLSDEDAKWVRDTIAGMSLEEKVGQLFVNMGAERTEEYLTDVLNRYHIGAVRYNPGTAEEVWEQNYILQTKSKIPLLIAANTEAGGNGACTDGTYVGYEVKIGAAPGELGEEYAYEMGRVSGVEAAAIGCNWSFAPIVDIMRNWHNPILSNRAFSEDPDRVLALSRAYMRGIMESGIMPAAKHFPGDGLDERDQHLSNSVNSYSCEQWDQTFGKVYQGLIDDGLPSIMVGHIMQPAYQKHFNPEMSDDDLLPATLSPELITGLLRGKLGFNGLVVTDASHMVAMTGAMKRRDILPAAIAAGIDLFLFFNDPDEDFAWMMEGVKDGRISEDTLQNALERILGLKARLGLHRTPREEILTPKAEALSRIGLPENTAVAPRLAEDSITLVKHKQPEKLPISPATHRRVLVVSVSGPQNPISRAFGGGGEATHPADRVAEILRERGYEVDRHESLLDKLAEMTPEEQGEAVKNVYAGKAPIADLTDRYDLVLLISKIDGMMQPTERVMWPATKGTVDIPWYVYELPTIYVSTATPYALVDVPQVRTYINCYDDKPFTLESLVDKLEGKSEFKGISPVDAFCGLADTRI
- a CDS encoding MFS transporter; its protein translation is MTNSQPQTAPAPTKRPFGIKDKLGYMFGDFGNDFTFMLQMMFFMVFYTDVMGISPAHVGTLFLAARIVDAFTDVGMGRLLDLLKPGKRGRFRPWILRMCIPVTLASTMMYMPFVVNSSYSVRVTYMAVTYFIWGSIFYTSINIPYGSMAAVISDDPKHRTSLSVFRSVGGQLAFLMISAVLPHVIFVNNKIDSTRMAIAAIVCGICGILCYLACYSMVTERIVFERKTREEIAAEKAKGGEGQGFLKTLLTNRPLWALVLGALLCLLATFLMSGTLAYLWKDYFQDAGMMSTGQIVSIAPVFLLSIIATPMAMKLGKKEIIVGAMVFTSALCFVTWMLGIKSAVIFVVILFFIQLGPNTFNILIWAVLTDVLDYQELKSGQRDDGTVYAIYSWARKLGQALAGWLVGLAITWVGYDAEIAKAGGHQSEATLQGIYTLYLLIPAIILLLVGLIFLIIYPLTRKQVMANTEALHQRHAAKKAEKAKQDGASVAAAISPEGIPPLAEVDVTALANEDPQFPTSD
- a CDS encoding HAD family hydrolase; the protein is MSDAKILEEFVPKTEYFIGVDSDGCAIDQMNIKHFECFTPAYIEAFDLQAISTLTRETAIYMNLFSIHRGINRWSGLDLLFDLLKQRPEVLESGVKLPEGKELHGFVTSGLPLSEAGIHQWADEHPSEEIERCIKWGETVNKLVAWMVKNCAPFHGVREALEAMQGKVDAMVVSAASLQMLNHEWEEHDLKRYMSVIAGQEMGTKSQQLAKAAVGKYHPDRILLLGDAPGDGQAAFDNNALWFPIRPGHEAESWQEFHDVGLPRFLEGTFRGDYQDQLIADFNQLLPATPPWKTIN
- a CDS encoding mannitol dehydrogenase family protein; this translates as MKLNLAGLEDIGTNTPEISCPHFDVAKMQQEGKKRPRWIHIGPGNLFRCYPARVAADLLERGEHWPITAVAPRDPEDMDSQLGDHDLMTLKVTLNPDGTQDLRVVAGISEAVGIRDQEELSRLIEVARDPNVALMSYTITEKGYVIGDGSGNLQPGVQAAIETDNPGGLEGCQASTMVLSAVLLRERFIAGGAPITLLSFDNFSHNGDKLRESVLRIAQGWSKQGTAPDGFLEWLQDEKKVAFPITVIDKITPRPNPGIAEKLEKLGFSDMAVETPSRTPLAGFVNTEPVEYLIIEDKFAGKRPNWDDLGVQVVARQVCDDFENMKVTTCLNPLHTALAVAGSLLRMPTIDSEMQDPALRALVNELGFKEGLPVVTDPVVVNPEDFLREVVEVRFPNVYLPDNPARIAMDTSQKIPIRFGETIKKYLERDLDLDSLRAIPFVFALWCRFLMGIGDDGLPFEPAPDPRYEELHKHVAEIKLDGSNSAEEIHQALQPILSDTDIFRTDLYATPLAEATEKYFKELVAGTGAVRSTLDKEFNK
- the uidA gene encoding beta-glucuronidase — encoded protein: MLTVRESSSRSVFDLDGIWDFKIDKDNQGVEQGWFNAPLSEASTMPVPASYNDVVTDIDQRDHVGYLWYQREVRVPRKLGSDRLVLRFGSATHNAIVWVDDTEVMRHQGGYLPFEADITDNIAGKETFRLTVAVDNRLEWTSIPPGYITTDSTGKRVQTYFHDFYNYAGIHRSVKLYTRPETYVKDITVVTEIEGTTGIVKYDVVTGGSGEVSVNLKCACGKVVASADGAQGELRVEDAHFWAPGDGYLYTLEVHAGEDVYPQTVGIRTVEVKDSQFLINGKPFYFRGYGRHEDNTVRGKAHDDVMMVHDFELMKWQGANSFRTSHYPYAEEVMDYADRMGFVVIDETPAVGLNTGLGGGIFGSQGFKTFSPETVNEKTQETHRREIEGLIARDKNHPCVVLWAIANEPETNTPESREYFEPLAAAAKAADPTRPVGYVNVMLSPPELEKITDFFDVIMLNRYYGWYVNTGNLADAEKALRDEVKGWIKDYPGKPILFTEYGPDTMSGQADLYRRPWSQEFQIDMLSMFHRVFDDTPEIVGEQMWNFADFMTIPGIMRVGGNKKGMFTRERDPKPAAYVVRERWLAKKKEQGC